A region from the Phycisphaerales bacterium genome encodes:
- a CDS encoding amidohydrolase family protein — protein MKPLRCGLIGVAVATCFLASGRPRALAAPPEKVALTGARVIPVVGPDIDGATILIERGKIAAVGTDVPIPFDAMEIDCTGKVIMPGLIEPQSWRGLDIANESLPVAPFLDVGDAMDPSRLYFEDALRDGITSIHVMQGHNTVIAGMSRVVRPIGLTPDEMTVDLYTAIKMSASPRNGYDRMQQMATFRETFRELQEYIDTIAEKKYEDELEKDKKKVDVGPSEAAKRGREKLTDADYDDAHLNLMRLKRGDFDAWIYVGAPMDVAPAIALATEQGFLEHTILLLGDATFKAIGELKKAGRPVVLPEDLFYRERDPITGEISETFIPAKVHEAGLMFALQPNPNSSMAERYLTYQAALCVRNGIPRQTALESITLNPAKMLGMGDRLGSIEPGKTANLVIYSGDPLDFDSWVEQVYIDGIMAYDRNDDPRLAEILRLEDVQRKAEQAKKEAEEAAKAKEAEQTEPKPQPGNGEGAEPKPAEGGSDSPAEGGRERRRRGDGQ, from the coding sequence ATGAAACCTCTGCGTTGTGGCCTGATTGGTGTGGCCGTTGCGACGTGCTTTCTTGCTTCCGGCCGGCCACGCGCCTTGGCCGCTCCCCCTGAGAAAGTCGCCCTCACGGGCGCGCGCGTCATCCCCGTCGTCGGACCAGATATCGACGGCGCCACGATCCTCATCGAGCGCGGCAAGATCGCCGCGGTCGGCACTGACGTGCCAATTCCTTTCGACGCGATGGAGATCGACTGCACGGGCAAGGTGATCATGCCCGGGCTCATCGAACCGCAATCGTGGCGCGGCCTGGACATCGCCAACGAGAGCCTGCCCGTCGCGCCCTTCCTCGACGTCGGCGACGCGATGGACCCGTCGCGGCTGTACTTCGAAGATGCGCTTCGCGACGGGATCACGTCCATTCACGTCATGCAGGGCCACAACACCGTTATTGCCGGCATGAGCCGTGTCGTGCGGCCCATCGGCCTGACGCCCGACGAGATGACGGTTGATCTATACACCGCCATCAAGATGAGCGCCTCGCCGCGCAACGGCTACGACCGCATGCAGCAGATGGCGACATTCCGCGAGACCTTTCGCGAACTGCAGGAATACATCGACACCATTGCGGAAAAGAAGTACGAGGACGAACTCGAGAAGGACAAGAAGAAGGTGGATGTCGGCCCGAGCGAGGCAGCCAAGCGCGGCCGCGAGAAGCTCACCGACGCCGACTACGACGATGCGCATCTCAATCTGATGCGTCTCAAGCGTGGCGACTTTGACGCGTGGATCTACGTCGGCGCGCCGATGGATGTCGCCCCCGCCATTGCGCTGGCGACCGAGCAGGGTTTCCTCGAACACACCATCCTGCTGCTGGGAGACGCGACGTTCAAGGCGATCGGTGAACTCAAGAAGGCCGGCCGGCCGGTTGTGCTGCCCGAGGACCTCTTCTATCGAGAGCGCGATCCCATCACCGGTGAGATCAGCGAGACGTTCATTCCCGCCAAGGTTCACGAAGCGGGCCTCATGTTCGCCCTCCAGCCGAATCCCAATTCGTCGATGGCCGAGCGCTACCTGACCTACCAGGCGGCGCTGTGCGTGCGCAACGGCATCCCGCGTCAGACGGCTCTCGAGTCGATCACGCTCAATCCCGCGAAAATGCTCGGCATGGGTGATCGACTCGGCTCGATCGAGCCGGGAAAGACCGCCAACCTCGTGATCTACAGCGGCGATCCGCTCGACTTCGACTCCTGGGTCGAGCAGGTGTACATCGACGGCATCATGGCGTACGACCGCAATGATGATCCGCGGCTGGCCGAGATCCTCCGGCTCGAAGATGTGCAGCGAAAGGCCGAGCAGGCAAAGAAGGAGGCTGAGGAGGCGGCCAAGGCGAAGGAAGCCGAGCAGACCGAGCCCAAGCCGCAGCCCGGCAACGGTGAAGGCGCTGAGCCAAAACCCGCCGAAGGTGGCAGCGACTCGCCCGCCGAGGGCGGCCGTGAGCGCCGGCGCCGGGGAGACGGCCAATGA
- a CDS encoding amidohydrolase family protein: protein MRSLRTLLPLVATALLMALPQTTRADGPSFALRAGRVMPVSPDLDWVIEDGVILVIDGRITAVGRADDIDVPADVPVTHLPDATITPGFVAAASDLAGSHSGDESIGPGYRAVDAFDVYGDYRSLLAGGVTTVHLSPGWHRLVGGQGAVVRLAGPAASRVLVDSSDLTITLGESVFNPPNIVEFLTKPSPDNLIEPAVRQRPSSRIDQYLALREAIAAAVSPRQPGQEYDYQSEILGRLWKDKRLLRVQAQRAEDIVGAIGFIESNGRGGYLVGGFESSTVADELRSSGVPLVYTIDADLHSPGANVGSDPDALSPEVTDLAALEGVRLALAMSAAGADVDLRLGAAMARRSGLSEKVVLEAITRVPAELLGVGDRVGSIAPGRDADMLVLTGHPLDTTTHVQRVYVGGRTAWRTPSRESLVVRGGTLWLGPDNWLSDGSVLIEDGRIVAVGKRVPVPVDAQVVDAGPDSFIAPGLIDGFGHLGLDGDSGSLAPNLSLAPLYGVTDVAEQRVAAAGVTTVLAAPYRFHNRGSQVTAVKTAGDSREQRVISPTAAVAFDVRGNDPESIEGALKQPLEAGKKYLEKWEKYEKDLAEWEKKKAEGKLEPVEQPEVVEEPDKKPEEDPITGTWSVRASGGPMPEPVEGKVALNLNGSQIEGRMTDPPEATEVEHRITGTLSGTKVSGTVEIDAPVDLPAPPFWEGEIIEPDHIKGTAGLRGMIQVEIEMRRIDKESTQFKVTRTRRKTTGEDGRPLPPPIDEALEPIRSLLTGKIPALVSAGSAAEIEAVLAVLTEQYKIEHIVLLGAEDARLTIEKIKAGKAGVVLPTSVMRTEKRQPYHQGDDLRRQGIPVAFQSNAEDGARTLPTVGLYAIERGMSAEDVLEAMTIGAARMYQIDHRVGSLEAGKDGDLVIFSGYPFDAATRVERVFINGQEVQR, encoded by the coding sequence ATGAGATCGCTCCGAACGCTGCTGCCGCTGGTCGCAACGGCCTTGCTCATGGCGCTGCCGCAGACGACTCGCGCGGACGGGCCGAGTTTCGCGCTCCGCGCCGGCCGCGTCATGCCGGTGTCGCCTGATCTTGATTGGGTGATCGAAGACGGCGTGATTCTGGTAATCGACGGCCGTATTACCGCCGTGGGGCGCGCAGATGATATCGATGTTCCCGCCGACGTCCCGGTGACGCACCTGCCCGACGCAACCATCACGCCCGGCTTTGTGGCCGCGGCTTCAGATCTCGCCGGCTCGCACAGCGGCGATGAGTCGATCGGGCCGGGATATCGCGCCGTCGATGCCTTCGATGTGTACGGCGACTATCGCTCGCTTCTCGCAGGTGGGGTAACCACCGTTCATCTCTCGCCCGGCTGGCACCGCCTGGTGGGCGGGCAGGGAGCCGTCGTCCGCCTGGCCGGACCAGCGGCGTCGCGCGTGCTTGTCGATTCGAGCGATCTCACGATCACGCTGGGTGAATCGGTTTTCAATCCACCCAACATCGTCGAGTTCCTCACCAAGCCTTCGCCGGACAATCTCATCGAGCCGGCGGTGCGCCAGCGGCCGTCGTCGAGAATCGACCAGTACCTCGCGCTGCGCGAGGCGATCGCCGCCGCGGTGAGCCCGCGCCAGCCCGGCCAGGAGTACGACTACCAGAGCGAAATCCTCGGTCGATTGTGGAAGGACAAGCGCCTGCTCCGCGTGCAGGCGCAGCGGGCTGAAGATATCGTCGGCGCCATCGGCTTCATCGAGTCGAACGGTCGCGGCGGCTACCTCGTCGGCGGGTTCGAGTCGTCCACGGTCGCGGATGAACTTCGCTCGTCAGGCGTGCCGCTGGTCTACACGATTGATGCGGACCTGCACTCGCCGGGCGCGAACGTCGGCTCCGATCCCGATGCGCTCTCGCCCGAGGTGACCGATCTGGCGGCCCTGGAAGGCGTGCGACTGGCGCTGGCGATGAGCGCCGCGGGCGCTGATGTCGATCTGCGCCTGGGCGCGGCGATGGCCCGGAGATCCGGCCTGAGTGAAAAGGTGGTACTCGAAGCCATCACGCGCGTGCCGGCCGAACTGCTCGGCGTCGGAGATCGTGTGGGCTCGATCGCGCCCGGCCGCGACGCCGACATGCTCGTGCTCACCGGGCACCCGCTTGACACGACGACGCACGTGCAGCGCGTCTACGTGGGCGGTCGAACGGCGTGGCGGACTCCGTCGCGCGAGTCGCTCGTGGTGCGCGGCGGGACGCTCTGGCTCGGCCCCGACAACTGGCTCAGTGATGGGTCGGTGCTGATCGAAGACGGCCGCATCGTCGCCGTGGGCAAGCGCGTGCCTGTGCCGGTGGATGCGCAGGTTGTGGATGCCGGCCCGGACTCGTTCATCGCGCCGGGCCTCATCGACGGCTTCGGTCATCTCGGCCTCGACGGTGACTCGGGCTCGCTGGCGCCGAATCTCTCGCTGGCGCCTCTCTATGGCGTGACTGACGTGGCCGAGCAGCGCGTCGCCGCCGCGGGCGTAACGACCGTGCTCGCCGCGCCGTACCGCTTCCACAATCGCGGCTCGCAGGTTACGGCCGTCAAGACCGCCGGCGACTCGCGCGAGCAGCGCGTCATCAGCCCGACGGCGGCCGTGGCGTTTGACGTGCGCGGCAACGATCCGGAGTCGATCGAAGGTGCGCTCAAGCAGCCGCTCGAAGCGGGCAAGAAGTACCTCGAGAAGTGGGAGAAGTACGAGAAGGACCTCGCCGAGTGGGAAAAGAAGAAGGCCGAGGGCAAACTCGAACCCGTCGAGCAGCCCGAGGTCGTTGAAGAACCCGACAAGAAGCCCGAAGAGGATCCGATCACGGGCACGTGGTCGGTCCGCGCCTCCGGCGGCCCCATGCCCGAACCCGTTGAAGGCAAGGTCGCGCTCAATCTCAACGGCAGCCAGATCGAAGGGCGCATGACCGACCCGCCCGAAGCGACCGAGGTCGAGCACCGCATCACCGGCACGCTCAGCGGCACGAAGGTGTCGGGCACGGTCGAGATCGATGCGCCTGTGGATCTTCCCGCCCCGCCGTTCTGGGAAGGCGAGATCATCGAGCCGGACCACATCAAGGGCACGGCCGGGCTGCGCGGCATGATCCAGGTCGAGATCGAGATGCGTCGCATCGACAAGGAGAGCACGCAGTTCAAAGTCACGCGCACGCGGCGCAAGACGACCGGCGAAGATGGCCGCCCGCTCCCGCCGCCAATCGACGAAGCGCTCGAGCCGATCCGTTCGCTGCTGACGGGCAAGATTCCTGCGCTCGTGTCCGCCGGTTCGGCCGCGGAGATCGAGGCGGTTCTGGCGGTGCTCACCGAGCAGTACAAGATCGAGCACATCGTGCTGCTCGGAGCCGAAGATGCGAGGCTGACCATCGAGAAGATCAAAGCGGGCAAGGCCGGTGTGGTGCTGCCGACGAGTGTGATGCGCACCGAGAAGCGCCAGCCGTATCACCAGGGGGATGATCTCCGGCGGCAGGGAATCCCCGTCGCATTCCAGAGCAACGCCGAGGACGGCGCCCGCACCCTGCCCACCGTCGGCCTCTACGCGATCGAGCGCGGCATGTCGGCCGAGGATGTGCTCGAGGCGATGACCATCGGCGCGGCGAGGATGTACCAGATCGACCATCGAGTCGGCTCGCTTGAAGCGGGCAAAGACGGCGATCTCGTCATCTTCTCCGGATACCCATTCGACGCCGCCACCCGCGTGGAGCGAGTGTTCATCAACGGCCAGGAGGTGCAGCGGTGA
- a CDS encoding sulfatase-like hydrolase/transferase: MPKLRKIVRLARRAMHKGELARLWANRQARQVDPEQALATVEQRGIHPESVLFITIDSCRYDTFVRAECPNLKSIGPLIEAEAPATFTLPSHTAMFVGITPRVGQSREPLLNPTIGRIFRLQNRIAPGRPDDYMQLEGKNIIEGFNRLGYVTVGTGAMRWFDPQVPTCFMLTSEFQKFRYTATDVEAQVKFLLTQMAAHPKRPLFLFMNIGETHTPYRHRGAPWPTNNPCVSNKLEHNNNAQECRDRQTWCLEFVDKQIEPLIKAFQKAGASIVACADHGDCHGEDGLWGHCLYHDKVMKVPMVMHLRPREKKEPPMVEVVRQKTDPQVPA; the protein is encoded by the coding sequence GTGCCCAAGCTTCGCAAAATCGTTCGGCTCGCCCGACGAGCCATGCACAAAGGCGAACTTGCCCGCCTGTGGGCCAATCGACAGGCGCGCCAGGTCGACCCCGAGCAGGCGCTGGCGACCGTCGAGCAGCGGGGCATTCATCCCGAGTCGGTCCTGTTCATCACCATCGACTCATGCCGCTACGACACCTTCGTGCGCGCCGAATGCCCCAATCTCAAGTCGATCGGGCCACTGATCGAGGCCGAGGCCCCGGCGACGTTTACGCTGCCTTCGCACACGGCGATGTTCGTCGGCATCACGCCGCGCGTCGGCCAGTCGCGCGAGCCGCTGCTCAACCCCACCATCGGCCGCATCTTCCGCCTGCAGAACCGCATCGCGCCGGGCAGGCCCGACGACTACATGCAACTCGAAGGCAAGAACATCATCGAGGGATTCAACCGACTCGGCTACGTCACGGTCGGCACTGGCGCGATGCGCTGGTTCGACCCGCAGGTGCCCACGTGCTTCATGTTGACTTCGGAGTTCCAGAAGTTCCGCTACACGGCGACCGACGTTGAAGCGCAGGTGAAGTTCCTGTTGACGCAGATGGCGGCCCATCCGAAGCGGCCGCTGTTTCTGTTCATGAACATCGGCGAGACGCACACGCCGTATCGGCACCGCGGCGCGCCGTGGCCGACCAACAACCCGTGCGTGTCCAACAAACTCGAGCACAACAACAACGCCCAGGAGTGCCGCGACCGCCAGACGTGGTGCCTGGAATTCGTGGATAAACAGATCGAGCCGCTTATCAAGGCCTTCCAGAAGGCGGGCGCCTCGATCGTCGCGTGCGCCGATCACGGCGACTGCCACGGCGAGGACGGTCTGTGGGGCCACTGTCTCTATCACGACAAGGTGATGAAGGTGCCGATGGTCATGCACCTGCGGCCGCGCGAGAAGAAAGAGCCGCCGATGGTCGAGGTCGTGCGCCAGAAGACCGACCCTCAGGTCCCCGCCTGA
- a CDS encoding M28 family peptidase, protein MMQRTRWLGALRAIALGAVLAGAATAGLGQEPAAADVWQRVPESLRVALDRITPQSLCGDLSFIASDLLEGRDTPSRGQEVAAHYIAAQFRGAGLEPIGDDGYFQTANWVVRTRGGEAFSGSITAAGRPIALAYERSTIFTDDEFSLDDAPLVRIASGAPEAVDQLNAEALKGAVVLTDLPNFRTVDPRQRGDVFRAMQALLPKLASAGVVAVISIDRTSENGGGFGSGELIDPQSPQQRGRGFFEQPPLLWSHDPAVAALFDGLENGPADAAIDLTLGPPRDEPVRLRNVVGMLRGSDHALRDEYIIVTAHYDHLGADSPVDGDRIFNGANDDGSGTVSVIALARALASLPEADRPARSILFMTVFGEEKGMLGSQYYAAHPIVPLEKSIANLNLEQVGRTDSTEGPQVSRASLTGFAFSTVADTLVEAGRALGIEVFNHPANSESFFRRSDNIVFAGRGIPAHTLCVAYEYPDYHARGDHWEKVDYENLSRINRMTALGLYLLADAAEPPTWREDHPRTGGYVEAWRKLHGVEQP, encoded by the coding sequence ATGATGCAACGAACACGTTGGCTCGGCGCGCTGCGCGCCATCGCGCTCGGCGCTGTGCTTGCCGGCGCAGCGACTGCGGGCTTGGGCCAGGAGCCGGCGGCGGCGGATGTGTGGCAGCGCGTGCCGGAGTCGCTGCGGGTTGCCCTCGATCGCATCACACCGCAGTCGCTCTGCGGCGATCTGTCGTTCATCGCCAGTGACCTGCTCGAAGGCCGCGACACGCCGTCGCGCGGCCAGGAAGTGGCGGCCCACTACATCGCGGCTCAGTTCCGCGGCGCGGGGCTTGAGCCAATCGGCGACGACGGGTATTTCCAGACGGCGAACTGGGTCGTGCGCACGCGAGGAGGCGAAGCATTCTCGGGCAGCATCACCGCTGCGGGGCGCCCTATTGCACTTGCGTACGAGCGCTCGACGATCTTCACGGATGACGAATTCAGTCTCGATGATGCGCCTCTGGTGCGCATTGCCTCAGGCGCGCCAGAAGCGGTGGACCAGCTGAACGCCGAGGCGCTCAAAGGCGCCGTGGTGCTCACCGATCTGCCCAATTTCCGCACCGTCGATCCGCGTCAGCGGGGCGATGTCTTCCGCGCCATGCAGGCCCTCTTGCCGAAACTGGCCTCAGCCGGCGTCGTCGCGGTGATCTCCATCGACCGCACCAGTGAGAACGGCGGCGGTTTTGGCAGCGGGGAGCTGATCGATCCGCAATCCCCTCAGCAGCGCGGCCGGGGCTTTTTCGAACAGCCGCCCCTGCTCTGGTCGCACGACCCCGCGGTCGCAGCGCTTTTTGACGGCCTGGAGAATGGGCCGGCCGACGCCGCGATCGACCTGACGCTCGGGCCGCCGCGCGATGAACCAGTGCGGCTGCGCAACGTGGTCGGCATGCTGCGCGGCAGCGACCACGCATTGCGCGACGAGTACATCATCGTGACCGCGCATTACGACCACCTCGGCGCCGATTCGCCGGTTGATGGAGACCGCATCTTCAACGGCGCCAACGACGACGGCAGCGGCACCGTCAGCGTCATCGCCCTGGCGCGGGCGCTGGCGTCGCTGCCCGAGGCGGATCGGCCCGCGCGAAGCATTCTGTTCATGACCGTCTTCGGCGAAGAGAAGGGGATGCTCGGCTCGCAGTACTACGCCGCCCACCCGATCGTGCCGCTTGAGAAGTCCATCGCGAATCTGAACCTTGAACAGGTTGGCCGCACCGACAGCACCGAAGGTCCGCAGGTCAGCCGGGCTTCGCTGACGGGTTTCGCGTTTTCGACCGTGGCGGACACGCTCGTCGAGGCCGGTCGCGCCTTGGGCATTGAGGTCTTCAACCATCCCGCCAACAGCGAGTCGTTCTTCCGCCGCAGCGACAACATCGTCTTCGCCGGCCGGGGCATTCCCGCGCATACCCTGTGCGTCGCGTACGAGTACCCGGACTACCACGCCCGGGGCGATCACTGGGAGAAGGTGGATTACGAGAACCTCAGCCGGATCAACCGCATGACGGCGCTGGGGCTGTATTTGCTGGCGGACGCCGCGGAGCCGCCCACGTGGCGCGAGGATCACCCGCGCACGGGTGGATACGTGGAAGCCTGGCGGAAACTGCACGGCGTCGAGCAGCCCTGA
- a CDS encoding amidohydrolase family protein — translation MSLLAASPFVRAVEAQEVSAYRVGKVITMDDRDSVINNAVVLVKDGKIQQVGKASQVSVPEGVEVIELPQCWLVPGFVELHCHEAGASTDLHDYVYLTNPDLRTLESVNPGTENFKLARAGGVTTALLISGSGTNMSGLGTAVKFGDGLVEDLVIKFPASIKIAQAGNPERYWFRVGRSFMNYNLRQTLQEGKDYDQAWDDFEAGKTKEQPLFSPTFDAFRDLFSGKFIASMHTQQYQVVMMTLMLVHKQFGIKTVLDHSTFDGYKTAPLVIEGQDVITINGPRQLYFDGTQRKIFGNAARWWQGGIPKLGINTDSPVIPQEELSYQAAMACYYGWTTYEAIRGLTRIGAEALQLEDRVGSLKPGMDADFAIWSGDPIDPRSICWMTVIDGKIVRDAREGMRRF, via the coding sequence GTGAGCCTCCTGGCGGCCTCGCCCTTTGTGCGTGCTGTCGAGGCACAGGAAGTCAGCGCCTATCGCGTCGGCAAGGTCATCACGATGGATGATCGCGACAGCGTGATCAACAACGCGGTCGTGCTCGTCAAGGACGGCAAGATCCAGCAGGTCGGCAAGGCATCGCAGGTGAGCGTTCCGGAGGGCGTCGAGGTCATTGAGTTGCCCCAGTGCTGGCTCGTGCCTGGCTTTGTCGAACTGCATTGCCACGAGGCCGGTGCATCGACCGACCTGCACGACTACGTCTACCTGACCAACCCCGATCTGCGCACGCTCGAGTCGGTGAACCCCGGCACGGAGAACTTCAAACTCGCGCGGGCCGGCGGCGTGACGACGGCTCTGCTCATCTCCGGCAGCGGCACGAACATGAGCGGTCTGGGCACCGCGGTCAAATTCGGCGATGGGCTCGTCGAAGACCTCGTCATCAAGTTCCCGGCATCGATCAAGATCGCCCAGGCGGGCAACCCCGAGCGCTACTGGTTCCGCGTCGGCCGCTCGTTCATGAACTACAACCTGCGCCAGACGCTTCAGGAAGGCAAGGACTACGACCAGGCGTGGGATGATTTCGAAGCGGGTAAGACCAAGGAGCAGCCGCTCTTCAGCCCCACCTTCGATGCATTCCGCGACCTGTTCAGCGGCAAGTTCATTGCCTCCATGCATACGCAGCAGTACCAGGTCGTCATGATGACACTGATGCTGGTGCACAAGCAGTTCGGCATCAAGACCGTCCTCGACCACAGCACGTTTGACGGCTACAAGACCGCGCCGCTGGTCATCGAAGGGCAGGATGTCATTACCATCAACGGGCCGCGACAGCTCTACTTCGACGGCACGCAGCGCAAGATCTTCGGCAACGCGGCCCGGTGGTGGCAGGGCGGCATTCCCAAACTCGGCATCAACACCGACTCGCCCGTCATCCCGCAGGAGGAACTCTCCTACCAGGCCGCCATGGCGTGCTACTACGGCTGGACGACGTACGAAGCGATCCGCGGCCTGACGCGCATCGGCGCTGAAGCGCTGCAACTCGAAGATCGCGTCGGCTCGCTCAAGCCCGGCATGGATGCGGATTTCGCCATCTGGTCCGGCGACCCGATCGATCCGCGATCGATTTGCTGGATGACGGTTATTGACGGCAAGATCGTGCGCGACGCCCGTGAAGGCATGCGGCGGTTCTGA
- a CDS encoding amidohydrolase family protein encodes MGVALTVSSAQARIDDEKIVVIKAGHIITVTGEEIDGGDIIIRDGKVELVGKRLEYPAGATVIDASDQTVMPGLLNAFSRFGLPNYNRSGVHGNYTGADHVILSEIDFEPLVSNGYTAVAWCPPGGGIPGVASVYRTAGADDQRVLDAQNYLVVWMTDPSGDKGTLRGALKQAQAEIDKVEKARKEWDEKQKKEAEEAKKKAEEEKGEKKEGDKPQPPQPKPGEGTPGEAKTAEGGKSEPPKEEKPKEFEPPKIDPAHQPLVDLIQKKAGVKALIILGSASDYLHAQDVLKDHKELAHNYYLRLGISTDFHLIAEQLGEKKAFVLAHGLIGRLPQTVNRNNPVALLIEKGCEIALTPGSDSTFELEQYRTRLADQVRSGLSRADAIKAITINPWKFIGMERKFGSIEKGKTADLIFLDGDVLDPAARVQRVMVGGEVVWERDERQANR; translated from the coding sequence ATGGGTGTTGCTTTGACGGTGAGTTCGGCGCAGGCGCGCATCGACGACGAAAAGATCGTCGTCATCAAGGCCGGGCACATCATCACCGTCACCGGCGAAGAGATCGACGGCGGCGACATCATCATTCGCGACGGCAAAGTTGAACTCGTCGGCAAGCGCCTCGAGTATCCCGCGGGCGCCACGGTGATCGACGCGTCCGACCAGACCGTCATGCCCGGGCTGCTCAACGCCTTCAGCCGCTTCGGCCTGCCCAACTACAACCGCAGTGGCGTGCACGGCAACTACACCGGCGCCGACCACGTCATTCTCAGCGAAATCGACTTCGAGCCGCTCGTGAGCAACGGCTACACCGCGGTGGCGTGGTGCCCGCCAGGCGGCGGGATTCCCGGCGTGGCGAGCGTGTATCGAACGGCCGGGGCGGATGACCAGCGCGTGCTCGACGCGCAGAACTACCTCGTGGTGTGGATGACGGATCCTTCGGGCGACAAGGGCACGCTGCGCGGCGCGCTCAAGCAGGCCCAGGCCGAGATCGACAAGGTCGAAAAGGCCCGCAAGGAGTGGGACGAGAAGCAGAAGAAAGAAGCCGAAGAGGCAAAGAAGAAGGCTGAGGAAGAAAAGGGCGAGAAGAAGGAGGGCGACAAACCCCAGCCTCCGCAGCCCAAGCCCGGCGAGGGCACGCCCGGCGAAGCCAAAACTGCCGAAGGGGGCAAGAGCGAGCCTCCCAAGGAGGAAAAGCCCAAGGAATTTGAGCCGCCCAAAATCGATCCTGCGCATCAGCCGCTCGTCGATCTCATCCAGAAGAAGGCGGGCGTCAAGGCGCTGATCATCCTCGGAAGCGCCTCGGATTACCTGCACGCTCAGGATGTGCTCAAGGACCACAAGGAACTCGCGCACAACTACTACCTGCGGCTGGGCATCTCGACCGACTTTCATCTCATCGCCGAGCAGCTCGGCGAGAAGAAAGCCTTTGTGCTGGCGCACGGACTCATCGGCAGGCTTCCGCAGACGGTCAACCGCAACAACCCCGTCGCGCTGCTGATCGAAAAGGGCTGCGAGATCGCTCTCACGCCCGGCTCGGACAGCACCTTCGAACTCGAGCAGTACCGCACGCGTCTCGCGGATCAGGTTCGATCCGGATTGAGCCGGGCGGACGCGATCAAAGCGATCACGATCAACCCGTGGAAGTTCATCGGCATGGAAAGGAAGTTCGGATCGATCGAGAAGGGCAAGACGGCTGACCTGATCTTCCTCGACGGCGACGTGCTCGACCCAGCGGCCCGCGTGCAGCGCGTCATGGTGGGTGGCGAAGTGGTCTGGGAGCGCGACGAAAGGCAGGCGAATCGATGA
- a CDS encoding amidohydrolase family protein, with the protein MVRLREVFIGLLIGVVAAPALAQPRRGRRDQPPPAPPQAESAPPPQEEEVEEERWFAVTGGTVHTVSGPVLDGATILCRNGHIFAIGNNLQIPPDAESIDASGLHVYPGLVAVRSSGIHSGSSPEDGTDVYSFNMSLALAAGITTAVSGDVAAKLTYGTLDDMIVRRSLFESLSWSSRDPGGKRRVREGLDRVRQYLRDVAAWEEEKRRNPEAKEPDNKWIRGQYESYLKLLKGDAVAVIDANNSHELLQYCELADTYGIRMVVRGAYEAWTVAPRMSRAGMAAIITPRQRVDEDPQFNRPTGSTIENARILHDHGIRVAVTPVGSLFGPGYSISLGGLAGRDLLHLALEAAFAVRGGLSNDDAVRTVTIDAARILGIDDRVGSIEVGKAADFVITDGDLLHYMTLARWTVVNGRVAYDKEKEGIYSHIRPDGDVNAPPPDDYWPRRLGAEWRKAAPSPEQP; encoded by the coding sequence ATGGTCCGGCTTCGAGAGGTCTTCATCGGTCTGCTGATCGGCGTCGTCGCCGCGCCGGCGCTGGCGCAGCCGCGCCGCGGCCGCCGCGACCAGCCGCCGCCGGCGCCTCCGCAGGCCGAGTCCGCGCCGCCGCCGCAAGAGGAGGAAGTCGAAGAGGAGCGCTGGTTTGCCGTGACCGGCGGCACCGTGCACACCGTGTCCGGCCCCGTGCTCGACGGTGCGACGATTCTCTGCCGCAACGGCCACATCTTCGCCATCGGCAACAACCTGCAGATCCCGCCGGACGCCGAGTCAATCGACGCGAGCGGTCTGCATGTCTACCCCGGCCTCGTCGCCGTGCGCAGCAGCGGAATCCACAGCGGATCGAGTCCGGAAGACGGCACCGATGTCTATTCGTTCAACATGTCGCTGGCGCTCGCGGCGGGCATCACGACGGCCGTGAGCGGCGACGTAGCCGCCAAACTCACCTACGGCACGCTCGACGACATGATCGTGCGCCGCAGTCTCTTCGAGTCGCTCTCGTGGTCGTCGCGCGATCCGGGCGGCAAGCGGCGCGTGCGCGAGGGCCTCGATCGCGTCCGCCAGTACCTGCGCGACGTGGCGGCATGGGAAGAAGAGAAACGCCGCAACCCCGAGGCAAAAGAGCCCGACAACAAGTGGATTCGCGGGCAGTACGAGTCGTATCTCAAACTGCTCAAGGGCGACGCGGTCGCCGTCATCGACGCCAACAACTCGCACGAACTGCTGCAGTATTGCGAACTGGCCGACACCTACGGCATTCGCATGGTCGTGCGCGGCGCGTACGAGGCGTGGACGGTGGCGCCACGGATGTCGCGCGCCGGCATGGCGGCCATCATCACGCCGCGCCAGCGCGTCGATGAGGATCCGCAGTTCAACCGGCCGACGGGATCGACGATCGAGAACGCGCGCATCCTGCATGACCACGGCATCCGCGTGGCGGTGACGCCGGTGGGCAGCCTCTTCGGGCCTGGCTACAGCATCAGCCTTGGCGGGCTCGCGGGGCGCGACCTGCTCCACCTGGCGCTCGAAGCCGCCTTTGCCGTGCGCGGCGGGCTGAGCAACGACGACGCCGTGCGCACCGTCACCATCGATGCGGCGCGCATCCTGGGCATCGACGACCGGGTCGGCTCGATCGAGGTCGGCAAAGCCGCGGACTTTGTCATCACCGACGGCGATCTGCTGCACTACATGACGCTGGCGCGCTGGACGGTCGTCAACGGCCGCGTCGCCTACGACAAGGAAAAGGAAGGCATCTACAGCCATATCCGGCCCGACGGCGACGTGAATGCCCCGCCGCCGGACGACTACTGGCCGCGCCGCCTCGGCGCCGAGTGGCGCAAGGCCGCGCCGTCGCCCGAGCAGCCTTGA